Within the Medicago truncatula cultivar Jemalong A17 chromosome 4, MtrunA17r5.0-ANR, whole genome shotgun sequence genome, the region TGAATTCATTTTCAATATGTATGTGacaattataaattattatgcAGACGGTTGAGGTAAAAGTGAAGATGGATTGCGAAGGATGCGAAAGAAAAGTGAAGAAATCAGTGGAAGGGATGAAAGGAGTGACACAAGTGGAAGTAGATCGCAAAGCAAGCAAAGTAACAGTCACAGGCTACGTGGAACCTTCCAAGGTGGTGGCACGCATGTCTCATCGTACAGGGAAAAGGGTTGAGCTATGGCCTTATGTTCCATACGATGTTGTTGCACACCCTTATGCACCTGGTGTTTATGACAAAAAAGCACCATCTGGTTACGTTAGAAACGCAAATTATGATCCAAATGTTTCAAATCTTGCTCGTGCTAGTTCAGCTGAAGTTAGATACACTACTGCTTTCAGTGATGATAACCCCACTGCATGTGCCATTATGTGATTCGACATAGACCACCACCTTCATCAATCATAGTTTCCTTTTTGTCTTCtttaatttacttttaattagtttgtttttttaggggaatattAATTAGTTTGATTTTCTGTTAATATTATTGTATTGTACTTAATCCCTAAAGAAAACAGTGTAAAATAGGGTTAGGGACTAGGGAGAGGGATGATGCTTCCTTTCTCTTTTTTGATTGAAAGGAATGCTTTTGCTTTCGCTTTTccatattaattaattagttaatggATATGTATCAGATCATGATTTTGGTTCGATGAATTTTCATTAGgtataccttttttttctttctttctccaaGCCTTAATGcttttgaattataaaaaataaagataagttTTCCGACCGTTTGATTGTGATCGAATGATCATCGATGTCCTAAATATGTGAATGTGTGATCCAACGAATGTAGGGAATCGTCGTCTTTTTCattcatccaaaaaaaatcttaaaaaagcATTAGCTTGTCAATATTATATGAGTATTACTTTCCCCACCCTAGAGGATTCTCACGCGCCCTGtgttttttccaaaaatgcccttgagGTTTCCAGATTTCATAATCCGGaatcatgtttactatttcggattttataatccggacaattcttatgtataatcagccatcAGAATCTTTCACATTTCagtagttttgagttttgcttttaaaaacaaaaaaaaaaaaattaagtaaaaaatgctaaaaacctgtcaaataaaatcataaaaataccaccaaaaaattctaaaaatcaaataaaactagtgcaaatttttttagatttttctgagaatatgaataattaaaaaacaatgaaaaatgggtctaaacaaTGATTTTGGTTTATTGTGTTTTAACATTCCCCGACCTTGAGGGAGTGCAAGGTGCTCAACTAGGCCGGGCCTCCAAATGCTACGggcctaaaaaaatattaagactaATACCCATCCCcctgttaaataaaaaaaatatgttatataattttctttcttcagtacacgtttgagtttttttctagattctagttctcctttttgtacataaatttgatcctatcaaaccacccctaatttgtataatcacttaattagtcaatttgaaaagctacttcattgaaagaatcacatcaatcatttttttcttcgcataaaTCATTCGCTTTACCCTTTTCCACAACAGAGTAGTGACAAATCCAAACAACACcgttagataaatttcacctctttcacttaattttttttaattcctttcatgttt harbors:
- the LOC11444908 gene encoding heavy metal-associated isoprenylated plant protein 26, whose amino-acid sequence is MGALDHISDLFDCSYRRSTYKKKRKQFQTVEVKVKMDCEGCERKVKKSVEGMKGVTQVEVDRKASKVTVTGYVEPSKVVARMSHRTGKRVELWPYVPYDVVAHPYAPGVYDKKAPSGYVRNANYDPNVSNLARASSAEVRYTTAFSDDNPTACAIM